A part of Halictus rubicundus isolate RS-2024b chromosome 4, iyHalRubi1_principal, whole genome shotgun sequence genomic DNA contains:
- the LOC143353416 gene encoding fatty-acid amide hydrolase 2-A: protein MMIRSTLILLWMHLQSAICRPLFALIHFFKPRRIPPITTPILKTSASTLAEKIRNGELLSQAVVQACIDRIREVNPFLNAVVEERFDEALEDAKKCDAMLKSGEVTAAKLEKEKPLFGVPITIKESLCLKGMSCAGGNLAHKGRRATKNSPAVDLMLEAGAIPLCVTNTSELCCSIHSSNVLTGSTKNPYDTRMSPGGSSGGEGALIGSGASVLGIGSDLLGSIRVPCLFNGIFGHKPSPGISPNEGHFPLSTNPTFRKMLAMGPMAKYAKDLRLVLKVLSSKYELPLCLDEPVDFKNIRVLYLESLDTSFNIHSTTTDIIEKIQNATRHLSKLGAHVEEISRDLLSNAHFFFMSIFGEVELPDEMKVPEDDPKTSLLLEYWKGVIGFSSYSAQLSLARIMRSQRGFMSMSDVEKLKEEKELIIQKVHNVLGDNTVIIMPTFAQPTTYPEDVVLQTDSAVYSAWCNFMLLPATHVPMGLNENGLPVGFQVVAGPKQDRLCLAVAEELEKEFGGWVPPPS from the exons ATGATGATACGTTCGACCTTGATCTTACTGTGGATGCACTTACAGAGCGCAATCTGCAGACCTCTGTTCGCGCTTATTCATTTCTTCAAGCCACGCCGAATACCACCGATCACCACCCCGATATTGAAAACGAGCGCGAGCACGTTGGCCGAGAAAATTAGAAACGGAGAG CTTCTTAGCCAAGCAGTGGTGCAAGCATGCATCGACCGAATCCGAGAAGTGAATCCATTCCTCAACGCAGTGGTCGAGGAGCGATTCGACGAAGCTTTGGAAGACGCGAAGAAATGCGACGCGATGTTGAAGAGCGGAGAAGTCACTGCTGCCAAGTTGGAGAAGGAGAAGCCGCTTTTCGGGGTGCCCATCACTATCAAAGAGAGCTTGTGCCTTAAAG GGATGAGCTGCGCAGGAGGCAACCTGGCTCATAAGGGACGAAGAGCTACAAAGAATTCTCCAGCAGTAGATCTGATGCTGGAAGCTGGAGCAATTCCATTGTGTGTCACCAACACCTCAGAATTGTGCTGTTCCATTCATAGTTCGAACGTTTTGACCGGGTCAACGAAGAATCCTTATGACACGAGGATGTCACCAGGAGGATCGTCCGGCGGAGAG GGAGCGTTGATCGGCTCTGGAGCGTCTGTGCTTGGCATAGGCTCAGATTTACTCGGCTCCATAAGGGTGCCTTGCCTCTTCAATGGCATCTTTGGTCACAAACCTTCTCCAG GGATCTCTCCCAACGAAGGACACTTTCCCTTGTCCACGAATCCCACATTTCGGAAAATGTTGGCAATGGGACCAATGGCGAAGTACGCAAAGGACCTGCGACTCGTTTTGAAAGTTCTGTCGTCGAAATACGAGTTGCCATTGTGTCTGGATGAACCCGTTGACTTCAAGAACATCCGAGTATTATACCTAGAAAGCTTGGACACTTCTTTCAATATACATTCGACCACTACGGACATCATCGAGAAAATTCAGAACGCCACGCGACACCTGTCGAAACTCGGTGCGCATGTGGAAGAa ATATCACGAGACTTGCTGAGCAATGCGCATTTCTTCTTTATGAGTATTTTTGGTGAAGTCGAACTACCTGACGAGATGAAGGTTCCTGAGGATGACCCG AAAACCTCGCTGCTACTTGAATATTGGAAGGGAGTGATTGGGTTTTCGAGCTATTCTGCGCAATTGTCACTCGCGCGAATAATGCGGTCTCAAAGAGGATTCATGTCGATGTCAGATGTGGAGAAATTGAAGGAAGAGAAAGAGCTGATTATTCAGAAAGTACAC AATGTACTGGGTGACAACACGGTGATAATAATGCCCACATTCGCGCAGCCCACAACCTATCCAGAAGATGTTGTCCTGCAAACTGATTCTGCAGTTTACAGCGCGTGGTGTAATTTCATGCTGTTACCGGCGACACACGTGCCAATGGGATTGAACGAGAATGGTTTACCTGTCGGATTCCAG GTGGTAGCTGGTCCCAAACAAGATCGCCTCTGTTTGGCAGTTGCTGAAGAATTGGAGAAAGAATTTGGGGGCTGGGTGCCACCCCCAAGTTGA